A part of Microbulbifer sp. MI-G genomic DNA contains:
- a CDS encoding IS5 family transposase (programmed frameshift), with protein sequence MEISKSHFKIIEHLLPVQKGNVKIPDIQIINAILYVAEHGCKWRGLPERFGKWYSIYMRANRWAKKGVLDHVFVILQGADVVNIQVDTISLDSTAVKVHPDGAGAFKKNGPQSIGKSRAGWTTKIHMVAADDKTAVITFALSPGQSRDAPEGRSLLETLENCGWEGAKVLMDKAYEGDETRQLVLDLGMIPVFPPKVNRINPWKYDRKIYKKRNEVERLFRRLKGFRRIFSRFNKLDAVFRFFINFSLIADRMISVDRP encoded by the exons ATGGAAATTTCAAAATCGCATTTCAAAATTATTGAACACCTGCTTCCCGTTCAAAAAGGCAATGTAAAAATCCCTGATATACAGATAATTAATGCCATATTGTATGTCGCCGAGCATGGCTGTAAATGGCGAGGCCTTCCTGAACGATTCGGCAAGTGGTACAGCATTTACATGCGAGCTAATCGCTGGGCCAAGAAAGGGGTTTTAGACCATGTTTTTGTTATTCTGCAAGGTGCAGATGTCGTTAACATCCAAGTTGACACTATTTCACTCGATAGCACTGCGGTAAAAGTACATCCAGATGGTGCAGGAGCAT TTAAAAAAAACGGTCCACAATCCATTGGAAAATCAAGAGCCGGATGGACAACTAAAATTCACATGGTAGCTGCTGATGATAAAACGGCTGTAATAACCTTTGCACTCTCACCCGGTCAATCCAGGGATGCACCAGAAGGTCGAAGTCTTCTGGAAACCTTAGAAAACTGTGGGTGGGAAGGCGCTAAAGTTCTAATGGACAAAGCCTATGAAGGCGATGAAACACGACAATTGGTATTGGACTTGGGCATGATTCCTGTTTTTCCTCCTAAGGTTAATCGCATCAATCCATGGAAGTACGATCGAAAAATATACAAGAAGAGAAACGAAGTTGAGCGCCTTTTCAGGCGACTGAAAGGGTTCAGAAGAATCTTTAGTCGTTTTAACAAGTTGGACGCAGTATTCAGATTTTTTATCAACTTTTCACTGATCGCTGACAGGATGATTAGTGTAGACAGGCCCTAG
- a CDS encoding cytochrome-c peroxidase, with protein MTRLLLLFSQLLFFFLLSGTPKLVSAGETYRFTSADIAFLKRFTLAALPPLPAAPDNLVADNPRAAALGQRLFFDTRLSANGQVACASCHQPHKYFTDGLPRSRALGTTRRNAPTILGATHSPWLFWDGRKDSLWSQALGPLQDSNEHGLDRLGLVRIIRQHYRHDFDQLFSSRADWARLKTVLNKRKRTPRLTARQKAAVNRIVSQVGKAIMAYQRKLKLHPARFDRFVDQLQRDNRNDRILASLMSADEVAGMRLFMGRANCASCHNGPLFTNYEFHNIGAPEADPENVDLGRYAGVELLQHDAFTCLSAQSDAGADDCEEMRFLKKQGRELVGAFKTPTLRNVAHTGPYMHAGQFSTLEEVLAHYNRPTPPYYDRKQHPSRPHFDILPLGLDETQITQLIAFLETLSSPMPLNDPLWRAP; from the coding sequence GTGACAAGATTACTACTGCTTTTTTCTCAGTTGCTGTTCTTTTTTTTACTCAGCGGCACGCCGAAACTGGTATCGGCCGGCGAAACGTATCGCTTCACCAGCGCAGATATTGCCTTTCTCAAACGCTTTACCCTTGCTGCGCTGCCACCACTGCCGGCAGCACCCGATAACCTTGTGGCCGATAACCCGCGCGCAGCTGCCCTCGGCCAACGGCTGTTTTTCGATACACGCCTGAGCGCCAATGGTCAGGTGGCCTGTGCCAGTTGCCACCAGCCGCACAAGTATTTTACCGACGGGCTGCCCCGGTCCCGCGCACTGGGCACCACCAGGCGCAATGCGCCCACCATACTCGGCGCCACGCACAGCCCATGGTTGTTCTGGGATGGTCGCAAAGACAGCCTTTGGTCCCAGGCACTGGGGCCCTTGCAGGATAGTAATGAACACGGGCTGGACCGCCTCGGCCTGGTGCGCATTATCCGACAGCACTATCGGCACGATTTTGACCAGCTTTTTTCCAGTCGAGCAGATTGGGCGCGCCTGAAAACCGTTCTCAACAAACGCAAGAGAACCCCAAGGCTGACAGCCAGGCAAAAAGCGGCAGTCAATCGCATTGTGAGTCAAGTGGGCAAGGCTATTATGGCCTACCAGCGAAAATTGAAACTGCACCCTGCACGCTTTGATCGCTTTGTGGATCAGCTGCAGCGGGATAACAGGAATGATCGAATTCTGGCCAGCTTGATGAGTGCAGATGAAGTGGCCGGGATGCGCCTGTTTATGGGGCGCGCCAACTGTGCCAGTTGCCACAATGGCCCCCTGTTTACCAACTACGAGTTCCACAATATCGGCGCACCGGAAGCCGACCCGGAAAATGTGGATCTGGGGCGCTATGCCGGCGTAGAGCTCTTACAGCACGACGCCTTTACCTGTCTCTCTGCACAAAGTGACGCCGGCGCGGATGACTGCGAGGAAATGCGCTTTTTGAAGAAGCAGGGTCGGGAACTGGTGGGCGCATTTAAAACACCAACGTTGCGCAATGTTGCCCACACTGGTCCTTATATGCACGCAGGGCAATTCTCTACCCTGGAAGAGGTGCTGGCACACTACAATCGCCCAACACCACCCTACTATGACCGCAAGCAGCATCCGAGCCGGCCCCACTTTGATATATTACCCCTGGGGCTGGATGAAACACAGATAACACAGCTTATCGCCTTTCTGGAAACCTTGTCGTCACCCATGCCATTGAACGATCCACTGTGGCGCGCACCCTAA
- a CDS encoding FixH family protein has translation MRAKVICLHGHIAMCLFFSLMAKAIESNTPPEIGTPAASSQTMLHIGEQLLHNAEAAQAESVSLSLHSNRLRKSLNQLRRQWHALPQGRDQPLLKHTMHLVAEEIPLWQEQVSRLRNQALDQRGHALTLLEKAFIQIWRPHIRLTDRIRGADSDSYITGHNSNIRSVHPGKMNMAVATEARAPTADMSLEIPALSGQNIPGELNLSSFRISRKLSVFAHIEPETATTLVPLNQIHQWRLILSQLNGQPLRGAEISIEGHMPGHVHGLPTQPRVTEEMAPGIYRVQGVKFQMPGWWVMTFHIRVNQQDDAVTFNIRL, from the coding sequence ATGCGAGCAAAAGTGATCTGCCTGCACGGCCATATTGCGATGTGTCTATTTTTTTCCTTGATGGCTAAAGCCATTGAGAGCAATACACCCCCCGAAATAGGCACACCCGCTGCAAGTAGCCAGACGATGCTTCATATTGGCGAGCAATTATTACACAACGCCGAGGCAGCACAAGCCGAATCCGTATCTCTGAGCCTTCACAGTAACCGACTGCGTAAATCCTTGAATCAATTGCGGCGGCAATGGCATGCGCTCCCGCAGGGCAGGGATCAGCCACTGCTTAAACATACAATGCATCTTGTGGCCGAAGAAATTCCCCTGTGGCAGGAGCAAGTCAGCCGTTTGCGCAATCAGGCATTGGATCAGCGCGGGCATGCGCTCACGCTGTTGGAAAAGGCCTTTATACAGATTTGGCGGCCTCATATCCGTTTAACCGACAGGATACGCGGGGCCGACAGTGACAGCTACATCACAGGGCATAATTCCAATATTCGCAGTGTTCATCCGGGAAAAATGAATATGGCTGTTGCTACGGAGGCAAGAGCCCCAACAGCGGACATGAGCCTGGAGATACCCGCACTCAGTGGACAGAATATTCCCGGCGAGCTGAACCTAAGCAGCTTCCGGATTTCCCGCAAGCTCAGTGTCTTTGCCCATATAGAGCCGGAAACAGCTACCACGCTGGTACCGCTCAACCAGATTCACCAATGGCGACTGATCCTGTCGCAACTGAATGGCCAGCCTTTGCGTGGCGCCGAGATTTCAATTGAAGGGCATATGCCGGGACATGTACACGGGTTGCCAACACAACCCCGTGTCACAGAGGAGATGGCGCCGGGGATATACCGGGTACAGGGCGTCAAGTTCCAGATGCCCGGCTGGTGGGTGATGACATTTCATATTCGTGTCAATCAGCAGGATGATGCGGTTACCTTTAATATCCGCCTATAG
- a CDS encoding choice-of-anchor B family protein, producing MFQFFKCNIAAAVLLVIPYMAWGHSAMFPDNYKFDDSNNGGLPQELRQLSANLQSVEFCLNGNAGGYPCRNIDLMAFFSKSSMGGGSANLNDIWGYSDPLTGAEIAIVGRTNGTSFVDVTVPDAPVYLGFLPSHNNGTSAWRDIKVYNDHAFIVADGFSNRTHGLQVFDLRTLRNLPSPGQTLRETAHMGGFGNAHNIAINEDSGYAYIVGSNQCSGGLYTVDISTPSNPRYAGCFSSDGYTHDAQCVIYAGPDAFYVGREICVGYNEDSITIVDMTDKLNPLQLSRTVYQGSRYTHQGWFLDGNHTFLIMNDEQDETSRGQNTTSYIFDVSNLNRPVETGRYVGPTRAIDHNLYTNNGYVYESNYRAGLRILDAANIASGSLQEVAYFDTIPGSNSAQFSGAWSSYVYFSSGNIIVSDIGNGLYVVRPNWNAIQNQLVMNSQ from the coding sequence ATGTTCCAATTTTTCAAATGCAATATCGCTGCCGCAGTCCTGTTGGTCATTCCTTATATGGCCTGGGGTCACAGCGCCATGTTCCCGGATAATTACAAATTTGATGACAGCAACAATGGCGGGCTGCCACAGGAGCTACGTCAGCTAAGTGCCAATTTACAATCGGTCGAATTTTGCCTGAATGGGAATGCTGGAGGCTATCCGTGCAGAAATATCGACCTGATGGCTTTTTTCTCCAAGTCAAGCATGGGTGGGGGAAGTGCCAATTTAAACGATATCTGGGGGTATTCAGATCCACTCACTGGTGCTGAGATAGCAATAGTGGGCAGGACCAACGGCACTTCATTCGTAGATGTCACCGTGCCCGATGCACCGGTGTACCTGGGTTTTCTGCCCTCCCATAACAATGGCACAAGCGCCTGGCGGGATATTAAGGTCTATAACGATCACGCGTTTATTGTCGCCGATGGCTTCAGTAACCGTACACACGGTCTACAGGTTTTTGATTTGCGCACCTTGCGCAACCTGCCCTCGCCGGGGCAGACACTCCGTGAAACCGCCCATATGGGTGGCTTTGGTAACGCGCACAATATCGCCATCAACGAGGATAGTGGCTACGCTTATATCGTCGGCAGCAATCAATGCAGTGGCGGGCTGTATACAGTGGATATTTCCACTCCGAGTAACCCCCGCTACGCAGGCTGTTTTTCATCCGATGGTTATACCCATGATGCCCAGTGTGTTATTTACGCCGGTCCGGACGCGTTTTATGTAGGCCGGGAAATTTGTGTTGGCTACAATGAGGACAGTATTACCATTGTGGATATGACCGATAAGCTCAATCCACTGCAGCTATCGCGCACAGTGTATCAGGGCTCCAGATATACCCATCAGGGATGGTTTTTGGATGGCAATCACACCTTCCTGATCATGAATGACGAACAGGATGAAACGTCGCGGGGGCAAAATACCACTTCCTATATTTTTGATGTGAGCAACCTGAACAGGCCCGTTGAAACAGGGCGCTATGTGGGGCCCACCAGAGCCATAGATCACAATCTCTATACCAACAATGGCTATGTGTATGAGAGTAATTATCGGGCGGGTCTGCGCATTCTGGATGCGGCCAACATCGCCTCGGGATCTCTTCAGGAAGTAGCCTATTTTGATACGATTCCCGGTTCAAACAGCGCACAGTTCTCCGGTGCCTGGAGCAGCTATGTCTATTTCTCCAGTGGCAATATCATTGTCAGCGATATCGGTAACGGTCTGTATGTCGTGCGCCCGAATTGGAATGCAATTCAAAACCAGTTGGTGATGAATTCACAATAA